In Streptococcus gallolyticus subsp. gallolyticus DSM 16831, the sequence GGTTAGAAGCTTCCATTTCTTGAAGCGTTGCTTTTTTAACCGAAATACCTGCAATTTCCATTTTAGCAAGGACATTTGCCAACGGTTGCTCCATGTCAAAGAGAAGGCTGGCTTGTTGGTGTTCTGTCAACTTGTCTAGCATGACTTTCTCAGAATGGTTCAAAACCACAATCTTACGTGCTAAATGGCTGAGCAGCACTGCTTTTTCAGGAACGGCACGCTTAACCCCCTTGCCATAAACAGCTTCGTCACTATCTAAAACATAATCCGTGTAAAGTCGTGCAATAGTTGACAGTTCATTGTCATCAACCGTTGATAGGAGGTATTTTGCCAAACGGCTGTCAAATGCTGGCGCTGGTAAATCAACACCCAAATGACTAAGCAAGACTTTGCTACGTTTAAAATCGTAAGTTTTGATTGGTTTAGCTAGCGCTGCTTTGAACAAATCGTCCTTAAGAAGGTCAAGATTGGTTGACGCATAAATCGCCTTGTCATTTCCCCAAGCAAAGCCAATGATATTTTCAACGTGATAATTATCACCTAAAATTTCAAAATAGAAAAATTGGTCATCCGTGAACATATCCGCACTCAAGCTATCCACCTCGGTGTAGCTAACGTCGAATTTTTCTTGTTTCTTCGGAGCACCTAGATTGTCTTTAAATTGCTTGAAGCCCATTTCATCGTAAAATGGTACTAATTTGTCCAAATCTGGTCCTTGATAGTTGATGTCGTCCAAACCAATGGTAATCGGTGCACTGATATTGATAGTCGCCAAAGTCTTAGATAAGAAAGCTTGCTCTTTATCATTAATCAAGTTTTCTTTCATCTTAGATTTTTTCATGCCGTCAATGTTTTCGTAAACACCTTCAAGGCTGCCGTATTCTAAGAGTAATTTAAGACCAGTTTTTTCGCCAATTTTTGTAACGCCAGGGATATTATCTGATTTATCCCCCATGAGCGCTTTAAGGTCAATGAATTGTTTAGGGGTGATTCCCATTTTTTCCATGAGGTAGGCTGGGGTGAATTCTTCAAATTCTGCCACACCTTTTTTGGAAATTTCGACGGTTGTGTTGTTATCAGCTAATTGAATAAGGTCTTTATCTCCGCTGACAATGGTAACGTCGTACTCGTCCTCATTTTCAGCTAATTTATCCAATGTTCCGATAATATCATCAGCTTCATAATTTTCCAAATCATAGAAAGTAATGCCAAGCGCACTAAGCATTTCACGAATGTAAGGTAATTGCTCACGGAATTCATCTGGCGTTTTGGCACGACCTGCCTTGTAATCTTTGTACATTTCTGTACGGAAAGTCGTCTTACCAGCATCAAAAGCCACCAAAACGTGTGTTGGCTGAACTCTTTCTAATAAATGATTGAGCATGAGGTGAAAACCGTAAATGGCATTGGTATGCAAACCAGCACGATTTTTAAAGCGATCAATCTGATTATACAGTGCAAAAAAGGCACGATAAGCAACGGATGACCCGTCAATTAAAAGTAATTTTTTCTTGTTTTCCATGGCTTTATTATAACATATCTTGAGCTTTCATTTGGCTTTGGAAGGTTGAATCCGATAAATATTCTCAATCATTTAAATACTATAATTCTTATTTTAACAATCATATCATTATATGTTACAAATCCATCTCTGGATGACTTATATCTACTAATCCAACGCTTGTTTCACATTTAAAAATTTGCCTCAAATAGATTTCAAGTTCATCTCTTGCAGCGATTACACGATTGATATTTAGATTAGTAAAACCATCAATTGGGAAAAATATATTAGACGATTTCGTTGTAATTTTTCCATGTTCACTTTGTCTCCATGTCCAACGACGAGTACGAACCTGATGTCCAACTGCATAGACAACTTCGCCCATATCTGGTGTTTCTTCTACATTTCCACCAAAAGGTAAGAAACTGTCACTTGTTTGTGCAAGACGAATACAAATATCTTTATCATCTACTCCTAAATCATGCGCTCCTATTGGTAATGTATATTTTAAAGATATTGCATTTCCTAAATCTACGATAGGATTAATATGTGGCATACCTTTTCCTTTAGCAATACGAGTAAACATTGCTTCAATTGAACAAAGGTATTTATTTGGATTAATTCCTAAAGCTCGAAAGGCCTCTCGATATGGAAGAATGTCAGGTTCTTCTTTAACCTTTTTCCCCTCAAATTGTCGTGAGGTTGACTGAATACATTCATCCAATAATTGATTAATCAGCGGATATACTTTACCATTATCCACCCCTTTTGCTACGACCACTCCAAAACAAGCATTGGGCATTTTTTCAAATATTTCTTGTTTAACTACAAATTTCATAATTTCACCTTCACTCTCTGTGTTTAACTGGAATACAGATTTCTGTTACAAACTTATCTGGATCATCTGTAACACCGTAGTCAATAAGTGTCATTTCACGAGAAAATCCTACAATCTGTAACTGGTGTTTTTCAATATAAGCTAATAATTTCTTATATTGCTTAGAAGCTTCTGTGTGACTGCCACGAAAACGTAAACGTACGCATAATGTTTCTGGTAATATATCAGTCTCACCTGTATAAATATCTTCTTGGTCTAAAATTAGAAAAATACCATCATAGCGGTCTATCTGTGCTTTACATAAATGTTCTGCAGAAATCCCTAATCCAATCTTACCAAGAAATACGACAGCCTCCGTGTCTGATTGGTCTAATTTTCGAATTGGTTTTTCCATGTCAAGAAAGCCATCAATTTTTAAAGGTTCATCAACCCATACAATACGACTTTCTGGAAGATGTACTAAAGAAATGGTATCTACAGGCACTGTTTTGGCATCAGACAACCAATTTAAACGATGTTCAATCTTTTGCTCAATTCGCTTTAATTCCTGCTGTTTTTCCAAGACAACATTTTTTTGTTGCTGTAATTTTTCTTCGATTACGTTAATATCTTTATTTTGCAAGAAATCTTTAATTTCAGAAAGCGGCATATCTAAAGCACGTAAATAACGTATCGTATTAAGCACTTCAAATTGCTCAGGTCCATAGTAGCGATAACCCGAATCAGACGAGATATATTCTGGGGTGAGTAATCCCAGAGCCTCATAATGCCGCAAACTACTGACACTGACATGAAACATTTTTGACACTTCACCGATTGAAAAGATATTTTCTTTATTCATCCTTTATCTCTCCTTCTAAGATAAGTGTATTTTGACGATGTATGATAATAAATGCCATTAAACAAATTAAAACCGAAAGTAAAGAACCTGCTGCTGTTGCTAATCCCATTGGAAATAGTGTTGCAGGAAACAGTATTGATGTAAAATATGCTCCTGGAATGCGAACCAATATAATGGCTAAAATATTATGTAAAAATGATAATTCTGACTTTCCACAAGCACAAAAATAACCACTAAAACTAAAATGAATACCTGCAAAAATACAGTCCCAAATATACCCTCTGAGATACTGACCACCAAGACGAACCACTTCAGCTCCATCTATTGTTGTTTTATCCGTAAACAAAGCAATAATCGGCTCTGCTGTAAATTGAATGATAATTGAAACTATAATACCAAAAATAACGGTAAGCGCAACTGCATATTGTAAGGTTTTTATAGCACGCTCTGGCTTCTTCGCTCCTATATTCTGTGCACCTAAAGCCGACACCGTTGATAACATTGAAGATGGAATCAAAAATAGAAAACTCATAACTTTCTCTACAATCCCAACTGCTGCCGAATCATTTAATCCTCTCAGATTTGCAATAATCGTAATGATGATAAATGCAACCTGAATTAAACCATTTTGAAAAGCAATAGGAATACCAATTTTCAACATTTCTCCCATTATTAAACGATTAGGTTTAAAGGCCTCTTTTTCAATCATAATGTCTTTACGTTTCAAAGTGACTATTAGGGATACAATGACACTAATTGCTTGCGATAATGTTGTTCCAAGAGCTGCTCCAGCAGGTCCAAAATGTAAACCACCTATAAAAATATAATCCAAAATAATATTAGCAACACAAGCTACAGCAATAAAATACATTGGACTTTTGCTGTCTCCCATGCCACGAAAAATTGAACTAATAATATTATATGCCGTAATAAAAGGAAGCCCAATAAAACAAATTGTTAGATAAACTATCATACCATTTACTGCTTCTTTTGGGGTGGACATAACAGAAACAATGGGATGTATAAAACTCAATAGAATAACTGTTAACACAACAGATAGTATCATAAACAATGTCACAGTATTCCCAATATTTTTTGCTGCATGTTTCTTATTTCTAGCACCGATAGCTTGCCCAATAGTAACCGTTGTTCCCATGGCTAATCCAACAATTATGACAGTAAACATATACATGACCTGTGAACCGTTAGAAACCGCTGTTATACTTCCAACATCTCCAAATTGACCAATAATAAATAAGTCAGCCATACCGTAAAGCATTTGTAAGAAATAAGAAAGTAAATATGGCAAAGAAAACAAAACGACACTTTTTAATACGCTGCCCGTAGTAAGATTTTTTTCCATTAACATTTTCCCTTCTCTAATTATTTATATACAGTATAAACTCTACAACGGTTATAGAGTCAATATTGGATAGAAATTTCAAAAATTCTTTCATCATTTAGCAGAAAAATGGGTATTTCTTAAAACAAATCATATTCACTTTAATTTTTTCTTGTCTTGGAGTTAACTTAAAGGTATATAATAAAAGCGTAAAGGAGGTATTTTCATGGTAGAAACATTTAAACTTAACGACAATCGTGATATTCCTGTGCTTGGTTTGGGAACTTGGATGATTGCGACTGATAAAACTGCGCAGGCTGTCCGAGACGCATTGGAAATGGGTTACCGCCACATTGATACTGCACAAGCTTATGGCAATGAAGCCGAAGTTGGTGAGGGAATCCACACGTCAGGCATTCCTCGTGAGGAGATTTTTGTTACCACGAAGGTCGCTGCTGAGCATAAAACATACGATGCCGCCGCAAAATCAATCGACGAATCGCTGGCTAAAATGGGGCTTGATTACATTGATTTGATGATTATCCATAGTCCGCAACCTTGGGCAGAATGGCGTGATAGCGATAAGAATTTCGACGAGGGGAATTTGGAAGCTTGGCGTGCTTTGGAAGATGCTCAAAAAGCAGGAAAAATTAAATCTATTGGTGTGTCAAATTTCTTGATTTCTGACTTGCAAAATATTTTAGACAATGGGGCTGTAACGCCAGCGGTCAATCAAATCTTAACGCACGTTGGAAACACGCCTTTAGCATTGATTGACTTTTGTAAAGAACACAATATCCTAGTCGAAGCTTATTCGCCAATCGCACATGGTGAAGCTCTCAAAAACAAAGACATCGTGGCAATGGCTGACAAATATAATGTTTCAGTAGCTCAACTTTGCATTAAATACGTCATTCAACTTGGTCTTGTTGCCCTTCCAAAAACAGCGAATCCTGAACACATGAAATCAAATGCCGAGCTAGATTTCGTGATTTCAGATGAAGATATGGCTATCCTTAAAAATATTGACTTCAAAGATTACGGTGAATTTTCTGGTTTTCCTGTCTTTAACGGAAAATAATTTTTCTCTTAAGATTTCTTTAAGGCTACCTTTTTATACTTTAATCATTCCTAAAACTTTCACAGCTGGCTTTGCTAGCTAACGTTCACTTTAGCACCTCCCAAGCTGAGTGAATGTATCTTTTTCATAATCTCCTTAAAGTCTAGCCTTTGGCTAGGCTTTTTGTGTTGAAAAAAACACTTCCGCTATGCTGGAAGTGCCATTTTATCATTATAAATAATTCACTAAATACATCAAAATTGGGACAATGAGCATAGTGAGAAGGGTTGATTCGGTCACCATAATGGCTGCGTAATCTGCGTCTGCTCCGTAAAGTTTTGCGACAACGGGGGCGTTTGTCATGACAGGCATGGCTGATTGGATGATAAAGACTTGTTTCATTAGTAATGGCATTTGCGTGTGGCTAACAATCACCATCATTAACAGCGGAGCTACAACAAAACGTCCTAAAAGGACCAAAACATTGTCTTTACTAAAACGCAGACGTGACAGCCCTGCATTTGCCACCGAAATCCCAATAAAAATCATTGATAGCGGAATCGTAAGGTTGCCCAAATATTGAAAGTCGCTAAGTAAAAAGGCAGGCAGTTGGATGTTCAATAGCACCAAAATCACCCCAATAATAAAACCTAAAAGCGGTGGTGAGAAAATTTTTCGTAAACTGTCACGAAAGTCAATCGTGGCAGAATGACGTCCATCTTTTTGGATAAAATAAGTTCCAATCGTCCAAAAGAAAGTCGTGTTGCACATATAATAAACCAAAACGTAAGAAATGCTTTTATCGCCAAAAAGGGCTTGATTGATGGGCAATCCCACAAAAATGGTATTGGAATTAAAAAACATAGAGACAAACAAGCCCTGATGTTTTTTATCTACGGCAAATAGCTGCGCTACCGCCATGGCAATCGCAAGTAGAATAATCATCGAAAGAGCAGGAAAACGCAATTGTGGCAGTATTTTTAACAATTCATCAGCCGTGAAACGACCAACAATCGTATAAATCATGTAACATGGTAAAGCCACTTTGGTAACCAATTTTGCAATCAAAGAGGGGGTCTGGTCATCAAACCAACCTTTTTTAGCTAAAACATAGCCCACCATAACCATGACCAAAATAATTAAAACACCTGAAATACTATTCACAAACGTTGCCATTACTTACTTCCTTTTAAACTAATTATTTTCAGTATAGCATATTTTCTTAGGTTTCTTAAGCACGGTTAAAAAAATCAGTAAAAAACGACTGGAAAACAGTCGTTTTAATGTTAGGTATTAGCAAAAACATCTACTGTATTAAGGGAGTTATCAAATACAGTAGGTACGAAAGCTCCCGAGGAGATTAGAAGGAACTTTCTTTGTATCGTAAAACATTATTAAAGATGATTGATAGTGTTGACAATATTATCAACTGTGAAACCGTAGTGTTCAATCACCTCTGATGCTGGTGCTGAAGCTCCAAACGTATCAATACCGATGACTTTGCCGTCTAAACCAACATATTTATACCATGGTTGGGTTGCCGCCATTTCAATAGCAACACGTTTACGAACAGCATTTGGTAGAATCATTTCTTTATATTCTGCTGATTGGGCATCAAATAATTCTGTTGACGGTACTGAAACAACTCGAACCTTACCACCTTGGGCAACTAATTTTTTAGCTGCTTCTACCGCTAAATTAATTTCTGAGCCTGATGCTAAAAGAATGGTATCAAAATCTGTGCCTGATTCGTAAACAACATAAGCACCTTTTTCGACGGCTGTGAAACTTGTTCCTTTTTCAACAACTAGATTTTGACGTGTTAAAACAAGCGCTGTCGGCGTTGATTTTTGTGTCAAAGCATAGTGCCAAGCGGCCTGCGTTTCACGAGCATCTGCTGGGCGAAGCACTGTCAAATTTGGAATTGCTCGCAAGCCTGATAATTGTTCAATTGGCTCATGAGTTGGTCCGTCCTCACCAACAGCAATGGAATCATGAGTGAAAACATAGACAACTGGCAAGCCTTGGAGAGCAGACAGACGCATGGCAGCTTTAAGATAATCAGAAAAGACAAAGAATGTCCCACCAAAAACGCGAAGCCCACCATGCAGTGCCATACCATTCAAAATAGTTGCCATACCAAACTCACGAACACCAAACTGAATATTGCGATTAAGTGGATGTTCAGCATCTTGTAAGCCATCATCGTTAATATAAGTCATGTTTGAATGAGCAAGGTCAGCTGAGCCACCAAGAAAATTAGGAAGAACCGCTGCTGCCGCATTAATTGCAGCTTGTGACGAGTGACGTGTTGCTTGTGAAAAGCCATCGTCAAAAGCAGGAAAATCTGCTTCTGTGAGCGTTGCTGGGTTCTCTCCTCTAATAATAGCTTCAACTTCTTTAGCTTCATTTGGATAGGCTGTTTTGTAGTCTGCGAGCATTTCTAACCATTTTTGATATGCTGCAACCCCACGCTTCTCTACATTTTCTTTAAAATCATCATAAACCTCTTCGGGAACGTCAAACGGTGGATACTCCCAGCCAAGATGACGTCGTGTGGCAGTTGTTTCTTCAGCACCGAGTGGAGCTCCGTGAACTGCATTGGTTCCACCTTTTGTTGGTGCACCGTAGCCAATCGTTGTTTTAATTTCAATCAAGCTTGGCTTGTTAGAAGCTTTTGCTTCTTCGATAGCAAGACTAATGGCATTGATATCTGTGCCGTCTTCAACAATAGCAGTATGCCAACCATAAGCATTGTAGCGTGCACGAACATTTTCAGTAAAAGCAGCATTTGTCTCACCATCTAGG encodes:
- a CDS encoding AEC family transporter, which codes for MATFVNSISGVLIILVMVMVGYVLAKKGWFDDQTPSLIAKLVTKVALPCYMIYTIVGRFTADELLKILPQLRFPALSMIILLAIAMAVAQLFAVDKKHQGLFVSMFFNSNTIFVGLPINQALFGDKSISYVLVYYMCNTTFFWTIGTYFIQKDGRHSATIDFRDSLRKIFSPPLLGFIIGVILVLLNIQLPAFLLSDFQYLGNLTIPLSMIFIGISVANAGLSRLRFSKDNVLVLLGRFVVAPLLMMVIVSHTQMPLLMKQVFIIQSAMPVMTNAPVVAKLYGADADYAAIMVTESTLLTMLIVPILMYLVNYL
- a CDS encoding B3/4 domain-containing protein — translated: MKFVVKQEIFEKMPNACFGVVVAKGVDNGKVYPLINQLLDECIQSTSRQFEGKKVKEEPDILPYREAFRALGINPNKYLCSIEAMFTRIAKGKGMPHINPIVDLGNAISLKYTLPIGAHDLGVDDKDICIRLAQTSDSFLPFGGNVEETPDMGEVVYAVGHQVRTRRWTWRQSEHGKITTKSSNIFFPIDGFTNLNINRVIAARDELEIYLRQIFKCETSVGLVDISHPEMDL
- a CDS encoding MerR family transcriptional regulator; amino-acid sequence: MNKENIFSIGEVSKMFHVSVSSLRHYEALGLLTPEYISSDSGYRYYGPEQFEVLNTIRYLRALDMPLSEIKDFLQNKDINVIEEKLQQQKNVVLEKQQELKRIEQKIEHRLNWLSDAKTVPVDTISLVHLPESRIVWVDEPLKIDGFLDMEKPIRKLDQSDTEAVVFLGKIGLGISAEHLCKAQIDRYDGIFLILDQEDIYTGETDILPETLCVRLRFRGSHTEASKQYKKLLAYIEKHQLQIVGFSREMTLIDYGVTDDPDKFVTEICIPVKHRE
- a CDS encoding MATE family efflux transporter, whose translation is MEKNLTTGSVLKSVVLFSLPYLLSYFLQMLYGMADLFIIGQFGDVGSITAVSNGSQVMYMFTVIIVGLAMGTTVTIGQAIGARNKKHAAKNIGNTVTLFMILSVVLTVILLSFIHPIVSVMSTPKEAVNGMIVYLTICFIGLPFITAYNIISSIFRGMGDSKSPMYFIAVACVANIILDYIFIGGLHFGPAGAALGTTLSQAISVIVSLIVTLKRKDIMIEKEAFKPNRLIMGEMLKIGIPIAFQNGLIQVAFIIITIIANLRGLNDSAAVGIVEKVMSFLFLIPSSMLSTVSALGAQNIGAKKPERAIKTLQYAVALTVIFGIIVSIIIQFTAEPIIALFTDKTTIDGAEVVRLGGQYLRGYIWDCIFAGIHFSFSGYFCACGKSELSFLHNILAIILVRIPGAYFTSILFPATLFPMGLATAAGSLLSVLICLMAFIIIHRQNTLILEGEIKDE
- the polA gene encoding DNA polymerase I — translated: MENKKKLLLIDGSSVAYRAFFALYNQIDRFKNRAGLHTNAIYGFHLMLNHLLERVQPTHVLVAFDAGKTTFRTEMYKDYKAGRAKTPDEFREQLPYIREMLSALGITFYDLENYEADDIIGTLDKLAENEDEYDVTIVSGDKDLIQLADNNTTVEISKKGVAEFEEFTPAYLMEKMGITPKQFIDLKALMGDKSDNIPGVTKIGEKTGLKLLLEYGSLEGVYENIDGMKKSKMKENLINDKEQAFLSKTLATINISAPITIGLDDINYQGPDLDKLVPFYDEMGFKQFKDNLGAPKKQEKFDVSYTEVDSLSADMFTDDQFFYFEILGDNYHVENIIGFAWGNDKAIYASTNLDLLKDDLFKAALAKPIKTYDFKRSKVLLSHLGVDLPAPAFDSRLAKYLLSTVDDNELSTIARLYTDYVLDSDEAVYGKGVKRAVPEKAVLLSHLARKIVVLNHSEKVMLDKLTEHQQASLLFDMEQPLANVLAKMEIAGISVKKATLQEMEASNQAVIDELTQEIYDLAGMEFNINSPKQLGELLFDKMQLPTSYTKKTKTGYSTAVDVLERLAPISPIVSKILEYRQIAKLQSTYIVGLQDFILQDGKIHTRYLQDLTQTGRLSSVDPNLQNIPVRLEQGRLIRKAFVPETEDEVLLSSDYSQIELRILAHISNDEHLIAAFREGADIHTSTAMRVFGIEKTEDVTPNDRRNAKAVNFGIVYGISDYGLANNLGIPRKVAKKYIETYFERYPGIKNYMERVVRDAKDKGYVETLFHRRRELPDINSRNFNIRQFAERTAINSPIQGSAADILKIAMINLDKALVDGQFKTKMLLQVHDEIILQVPKDELEAVKTLVKETMESAIDLSVPLIADENAGQTWYEAK
- a CDS encoding aldo/keto reductase gives rise to the protein MVETFKLNDNRDIPVLGLGTWMIATDKTAQAVRDALEMGYRHIDTAQAYGNEAEVGEGIHTSGIPREEIFVTTKVAAEHKTYDAAAKSIDESLAKMGLDYIDLMIIHSPQPWAEWRDSDKNFDEGNLEAWRALEDAQKAGKIKSIGVSNFLISDLQNILDNGAVTPAVNQILTHVGNTPLALIDFCKEHNILVEAYSPIAHGEALKNKDIVAMADKYNVSVAQLCIKYVIQLGLVALPKTANPEHMKSNAELDFVISDEDMAILKNIDFKDYGEFSGFPVFNGK
- the tkt gene encoding transketolase, producing the protein MSQLSVNAIRFLGIDAIEKAKSGHPGIVMGAAPMAYSLYTKHLHVNPAVPNWINRDRFILSAGHGSMLLYALLHLSGFDVTIDDLKHFRQWGSKTPGHPEYGHTDGVDATSGPLGQGISMAVGLAQAERFLAAKYNKPDFPIFNHYTYVIAGDGDFMEGVSGEASSYAAKQQLNKLIVLYDSNDICLDGETNAAFTENVRARYNAYGWHTAIVEDGTDINAISLAIEEAKASNKPSLIEIKTTIGYGAPTKGGTNAVHGAPLGAEETTATRRHLGWEYPPFDVPEEVYDDFKENVEKRGVAAYQKWLEMLADYKTAYPNEAKEVEAIIRGENPATLTEADFPAFDDGFSQATRHSSQAAINAAAAVLPNFLGGSADLAHSNMTYINDDGLQDAEHPLNRNIQFGVREFGMATILNGMALHGGLRVFGGTFFVFSDYLKAAMRLSALQGLPVVYVFTHDSIAVGEDGPTHEPIEQLSGLRAIPNLTVLRPADARETQAAWHYALTQKSTPTALVLTRQNLVVEKGTSFTAVEKGAYVVYESGTDFDTILLASGSEINLAVEAAKKLVAQGGKVRVVSVPSTELFDAQSAEYKEMILPNAVRKRVAIEMAATQPWYKYVGLDGKVIGIDTFGASAPASEVIEHYGFTVDNIVNTINHL